The bacterium DNA segment AGCCTGGGCATCGGCGTCGGGAATCGAAACCACTCCCTTTTTGCCGAGGGGCAAGGCCGTAAATCCCAGGGCAGCGGCCACCGAGGCAATTCCAATGGGTCTTAATATTCCCCATCCCGTTGGCCTTTTTTGGTTGGTGTTTTTGCTCATGTCTTCCCCCCTTGGTTGTGGCTAGTGAATTGATTGCACAGATCCATGCAAGAAAAATGCCATGCCGCCGCAAATCTCTTCTTTAAAAAAAGTATTACTTTTTGAGTGGTTGGTTCTGGATCGCCATTGGCCGTCAAGAGATTGTGGTTAAAAAGAACCCTTTCTAATATCAGTTTGATAATTATGGGGGCAAATCTATCTTTAGACGGAGGGTTGCAGCGCTAGCGTCTCGTCGATCAATTTTCCGCCGACTTTGGACCTTCTGATCTCGTCGACGAGGAACTCGATCATGGGACGAGCCAATCCGCATCTTAACGCGCCATCCTCACGGTAAGACCGCTCGCTTTCGAGCGCCTCGACCATCGGTATCCGGCTGCAATGGGAGTCATAGGGACATTCCAGGCACGTCCCCATTCTCCTTAACCGAGTCGCGACCGAACGACCGCGCTCCGGTGAGGCGAGGATCTCCTCAAAACCTTGGCGGAAGGCATTCCCTATGTAGCCCTCGGGCTGGTACTGGTCCCCGATATTGTAGGTATCCCCGTTTGTGTTGACCACGAGGGTCCACTCCCCCTCCCTCGGGTCGAAAGGGACGGTCTTTCGGCCCAACAGGTACAGGGTCGCGGCAACCAAATACTCGTAAAGGGGGCTAACCTTGATCCGCGACGGGGAATGTAACTGCTGTATGGCGATGATTTTCAGCATGTTCAAGGCCTGTTCGCGGGAAATCATCAGGTGGCGCATCCTCTCCGGAACGCCCTCATCCTGTGAGAAGATGGGAAGGATGCGGTAGTCCATCCCGAGCTCGTTGTAAAATCGGTAGACCTTGAGGGCGTCCTTCATATTCTGGGCGTGCAGGACGGTTATTGCCCCGAAAGGGATCCTCGCATCGATGAGGCGTTGGACGTTGTCCAGGACCTTCCCTTGGGAATTCTCGCCCGTGATCGTCACTCGCTGGTCACCAGCGATATCCAGGGAGACGCCGAGACTGATCCTGTAATCCTTGAGCCACTGAA contains these protein-coding regions:
- a CDS encoding radical SAM protein, whose translation is MKLQLILKLSKLCNLRCVYCYEYDELGQKERMSLESLDALVRSVGDVLERSGKYESVEFTLHGGEPLLLPQDYLQGLCELPAKHLAPRRLKYSLSCQSNLYKLSDATLQWLKDYRISLGVSLDIAGDQRVTITGENSQGKVLDNVQRLIDARIPFGAITVLHAQNMKDALKVYRFYNELGMDYRILPIFSQDEGVPERMRHLMISREQALNMLKIIAIQQLHSPSRIKVSPLYEYLVAATLYLLGRKTVPFDPREGEWTLVVNTNGDTYNIGDQYQPEGYIGNAFRQGFEEILASPERGRSVATRLRRMGTCLECPYDSHCSRIPMVEALESERSYREDGALRCGLARPMIEFLVDEIRRSKVGGKLIDETLALQPSV